TTCCTGCACGAACACAGGAAATGCCTGGTCAACCAGAGGGAGGTTCATTCCGATACCCGGTCCTTTGCGGCAGCCTTGCGGGCCGCTTTGCGGCAGGACCCCGACGTGGTGCTGATCGGAGAGCTGCGCGACCTGGAGACAATGGAGGCGGCCCTGCGCATTGCGGAGACCGGACATCTCACCCTGGGAACCCTGCACACCCGCTCGGCGGCCTCCACCATCCATCGCGTCATCGACGTCTTTCCCGCCCACCAGCAGTCCCAGATCCGCGCCCAGCTCTCGCTGGTGCTGGAGGGCATCGCCTGTCAGGCCCTTGTTCCCCGGGCCGAAGGTTCCGGCAGGGCGCTGGCCATGGAGGTCATGGTGCCCAACGCGGCCATCCGCAACCTGATCCGGGAGGACAAGGTGCATCAACTGGAATCGATCATGCAGCTGGGCCGGGGAATGTACGGAATGCAGACCTTCAACCAATCTTTGGCCGATCTGTTCCTGGCCGGACGGATCGAACGGGATACGGCCCTGGAATACTCGATCGATCCGGACGAGTTGCGCCGGATGCTCAATCGGAGAAGGGCGGCTGCAATCGGATCGGATAGGACGGCAGGGACGCTGGTGGACAGGCAGACCCGAGCCGCCCGTCCAACCGCCCGACGGTCCCGTCCCGACCCCCATGGCAGCTAGCCCGCATTTCTCACCAGGTCGCTGGACTCATAGTGA
This genomic stretch from Acidobacteriota bacterium harbors:
- a CDS encoding type IV pilus twitching motility protein PilT, translating into MQPPSLPELLKKMTEMGASDLHLATGAHPRVRVDGRLSSLKDFPLLTAEDTRRLVYGVLTADQKQHLEDHLELDFSFGIGGLARFRGNCFNQRGAVGAVFRGIPFRVRSLDALELPAVLRTFCRKTRGLFLVTGATGSGKSTTLAAMIDHINSERQAHVLTIEDPIEFLHEHRKCLVNQREVHSDTRSFAAALRAALRQDPDVVLIGELRDLETMEAALRIAETGHLTLGTLHTRSAASTIHRVIDVFPAHQQSQIRAQLSLVLEGIACQALVPRAEGSGRALAMEVMVPNAAIRNLIREDKVHQLESIMQLGRGMYGMQTFNQSLADLFLAGRIERDTALEYSIDPDELRRMLNRRRAAAIGSDRTAGTLVDRQTRAARPTARRSRPDPHGS